The sequence TGCAGTTcttgaagaagtagaagaacCACTACCTCAACCTCATCAAGAACCTAAGGCTGTTGTTTTGGTCCCCAAGACCCCGGAGTACACTTTCAACTTCCGGTTTGATCATGCGTCTGATTTTGCTTCCGGCGAAAAGCATAGCCCTTTACTATCTCCATTTTCTGTAAGGGTATCTAATTATTCATCAGAGGATGAGATTGAGGGTGAAAATGAACAAGTTGATCATGAAGCTGAGGAATTCATCAGAAGGTTCTATGAGCAGCTAAGGGTACAAAGCCATAGGCAATTGCTGCAGTACCAGGATTTGCAATATGAGCAAATGCTTGCTAGAGGAACTCACTAATTAAGTTTATTATGTATCATCATGCACTCTCATAGATCCATTTTGGATCTACCATTCCCATATTTCACAtacatattgtaaat is a genomic window of Quercus lobata isolate SW786 chromosome 2, ValleyOak3.0 Primary Assembly, whole genome shotgun sequence containing:
- the LOC115978188 gene encoding uncharacterized protein LOC115978188, which codes for MEVHSPVIAKRLWNVLRVTFFMIRKGLISKRKLIMDMNLMMKRGKLLRKSLSNLMSHHHHSKNMARAGYGIQEYEFSCSNSPNPVFFHVPKRKHHYFPCINAPAVLEEVEEPLPQPHQEPKAVVLVPKTPEYTFNFRFDHASDFASGEKHSPLLSPFSVRVSNYSSEDEIEGENEQVDHEAEEFIRRFYEQLRVQSHRQLLQYQDLQYEQMLARGTH